A genomic region of Caulobacter sp. NIBR2454 contains the following coding sequences:
- a CDS encoding ATP-binding protein, producing MMRRYVPTSLFGRSLLIIILPIALMQMAVTWAFFDAHWETVNSRLSDGLAGEVAWAVESYQDDPRPEALARLEQRAEDSLSLSIALQPGRELPIGRRAALFAAVDRSLQKALSARLDQPFWFDASDRYPAYVDIRVKVDQGVLRIIAPRDRAVATQGHIFVLWMAGATLLLTAVALLFIRNQVRAIERLAEAADTFGRGGDAPAFKPWGAREVRQAAQAFIAMKARIQRHIEQRTTLLASVSHDLRTPLTRLKLELALAEPGPRIEAMKRDLAEMEHMIDEYLAFARGEGGEAVEIAPLRPLIEEVSEGAARAGAKVSVEADPDLEVAVRPNALKRALSNLVMNAAVHGERVEVAAHRSPAGGVEIWVDDDGPGIPEDRYEEAFRPFNRLDESRNQNEKGVGLGLAIARDVARGLGGDLVLDRSPLGGLRAVVRLPG from the coding sequence ATGATGCGACGCTACGTGCCGACCTCGTTGTTCGGCCGGTCGCTGCTGATCATCATCCTGCCGATCGCCCTGATGCAGATGGCGGTGACCTGGGCCTTCTTCGACGCCCACTGGGAGACCGTGAACAGTCGCCTGTCGGACGGGCTGGCGGGCGAGGTCGCCTGGGCGGTGGAGAGCTATCAGGACGATCCGCGGCCCGAGGCCCTGGCGCGGCTGGAGCAGAGAGCCGAAGATTCCCTGTCGCTGTCGATCGCCCTGCAGCCGGGGCGGGAGTTGCCGATCGGGCGGCGGGCAGCCCTGTTCGCGGCGGTTGACCGGTCGCTGCAGAAGGCGCTGTCGGCGCGGCTGGACCAGCCGTTCTGGTTCGACGCCTCGGATCGCTATCCGGCCTATGTCGACATCCGGGTGAAGGTGGACCAGGGCGTGCTGCGCATCATCGCGCCGCGTGACCGGGCCGTGGCGACCCAGGGCCATATCTTCGTGCTGTGGATGGCGGGGGCGACCCTGCTGCTGACGGCGGTGGCCCTGCTGTTCATCCGCAACCAGGTGCGGGCCATCGAGCGATTGGCCGAGGCGGCGGACACCTTTGGCCGAGGCGGCGACGCGCCGGCCTTCAAGCCATGGGGCGCGCGTGAGGTGCGCCAGGCGGCCCAGGCCTTCATCGCCATGAAGGCGCGCATCCAGCGGCATATCGAACAGCGGACCACCCTGCTGGCGTCGGTGAGTCACGATCTGCGCACGCCGCTTACGCGGCTGAAGCTGGAACTGGCCCTGGCCGAGCCCGGTCCGCGCATCGAGGCGATGAAGCGCGATCTGGCCGAGATGGAGCACATGATCGACGAGTATCTCGCCTTTGCTCGCGGCGAGGGCGGGGAGGCGGTCGAGATCGCGCCGCTTCGTCCCCTGATCGAGGAGGTCAGCGAGGGGGCGGCGCGAGCCGGCGCCAAGGTCAGCGTCGAGGCCGATCCGGACCTGGAGGTCGCCGTGCGGCCCAACGCCCTGAAGCGGGCGCTGTCCAACCTGGTCATGAACGCGGCCGTGCATGGCGAACGGGTGGAGGTGGCGGCCCATCGCAGCCCGGCGGGCGGGGTCGAGATCTGGGTGGACGACGATGGGCCTGGCATTCCCGAGGACCGCTACGAGGAGGCGTTCCGCCCCTTCAACCGGCTCGATGAGTCGCGAAACCAGAACGAGAAGGGCGTGGGCCTGGGCCTGGCCATCGCGCGGGATGTGGCGCGCGGCCTGGGGGGCGACCTGGTGCTGGACCGGTCGCCGCTGGGCGGGTTGCGGGCGGTGGTGAGGTTGCCGGGGTGA
- a CDS encoding response regulator — MTPLEARDRHLLVVDDDDRIRTLIKEYLARAGFRVTAAQDAAAARKLMDAFDFDLLVLDVMMPGEDGFAFTRALRARPGEAGRTPILMLTARDQSTDRIEGLTLGADDYLAKPFEPQELLLRIEAILRRAGPRVTLSESLMMGDCAFDPERGELTRAGEPVRLTEAEIELLRQLARAAHEPVDRMDLARDAADITGRAVDVQVTRLRRKIEPDPKNPRYLQTVRGIGYRLAPD, encoded by the coding sequence ATGACTCCTTTGGAAGCCCGTGACCGTCACCTGCTGGTCGTCGATGACGACGATCGCATCCGCACCCTGATCAAGGAATACCTGGCCCGGGCCGGATTTCGCGTCACCGCCGCCCAGGACGCCGCGGCGGCGCGCAAGCTGATGGACGCCTTCGACTTCGATCTGCTGGTGCTGGACGTGATGATGCCGGGCGAGGACGGGTTCGCCTTCACCCGCGCCCTGCGCGCGCGGCCGGGCGAGGCGGGGCGCACGCCGATCCTGATGCTGACCGCGCGCGATCAGTCCACCGACCGCATCGAGGGGCTGACCCTGGGGGCCGACGACTATCTGGCCAAGCCGTTCGAGCCGCAGGAACTGCTGCTGCGCATCGAGGCGATCCTGCGCCGGGCGGGGCCGCGCGTGACCTTGTCGGAAAGCCTGATGATGGGCGACTGCGCCTTTGATCCCGAACGGGGCGAGCTGACCCGCGCGGGCGAGCCGGTGCGCCTGACCGAGGCCGAGATCGAACTGCTGCGTCAGCTGGCGCGGGCGGCGCACGAGCCGGTGGACCGCATGGACCTGGCCCGCGACGCCGCCGACATCACCGGCCGGGCGGTGGACGTGCAGGTCACGCGCCTGCGCCGCAAGATCGAGCCCGACCCCAAGAACCCCCGCTATCTGCAGACCGTGCGCGGCATCGGCTACCGCCTGGCGCCGGATTGA
- a CDS encoding SDR family oxidoreductase, which produces MTRGCALVTGAARRIGQALAIEAARAGYDVVVHHRGAASEAADTVTQIQALGRKAFVVQGDLTDDVERGALLSAADGPLTLLVNCASLFQDDRIETLTGESLDAHLDTNLRAPVLLAQAFAAQLPADAEGLIVNIVDQRVWRPNPQFFSYSLSKAGLWWATQTLAQALAPRIRVNAIGPGPTLASIHQRNGEFEHEAANVPLGKAASPDEIAGALRYLIDARSVTGQMIAVDGGQHLSWRTPDILGA; this is translated from the coding sequence ATGACGAGGGGATGCGCCCTGGTCACCGGGGCGGCGCGCAGGATCGGCCAGGCGCTGGCCATCGAAGCCGCGCGCGCCGGCTATGACGTCGTCGTCCACCATCGCGGGGCCGCCTCGGAGGCGGCCGACACCGTCACCCAGATCCAGGCCCTCGGCCGCAAAGCCTTCGTCGTCCAGGGCGACCTGACGGACGATGTGGAGCGCGGCGCCCTGCTGTCGGCGGCCGACGGCCCGCTGACCCTGCTGGTCAATTGCGCCTCGCTGTTCCAGGACGACCGGATCGAGACCCTGACCGGCGAAAGCCTGGACGCGCACCTAGATACGAATCTGCGGGCGCCGGTGCTGCTGGCCCAGGCGTTCGCCGCGCAACTGCCCGCCGACGCCGAGGGGCTGATCGTCAATATCGTCGACCAGCGGGTTTGGCGGCCCAATCCGCAGTTCTTCAGCTACAGCCTGTCCAAGGCGGGCCTGTGGTGGGCGACCCAGACCCTTGCCCAGGCCCTGGCGCCGCGCATCCGAGTCAACGCCATCGGGCCGGGCCCGACCCTGGCCTCGATCCATCAGCGCAATGGCGAGTTCGAGCACGAAGCGGCCAATGTCCCGCTGGGAAAGGCGGCGTCGCCCGACGAGATCGCCGGTGCGCTGCGCTACCTCATTGACGCAAGGTCGGTCACGGGCCAGATGATCGCCGTCGATGGCGGCCAGCATCTTTCCTGGCGGACGCCCGACATCCTCGGCGCGTGA
- a CDS encoding aldehyde dehydrogenase family protein codes for MRDYTKFYIDGAWVAPAVAKTLDVINPANEEVAGRISMGSAADVDTAVKAARKAFETFSRTSREERIDLLERIVAEYQKRYEDMAKAITEEMGAPSWLAQRAQAAMGVGHIQTAIAVLKDYKFEEDRGTTRIVKEPIGVCGFITPWNWPVNQIACKVAPALATGCTMVLKPSEVAPFSGYIFAEILHAAGVPAGVFNLVNGDGPTVGTAISSHPDVDMVSFTGSTRAGIEVARAAAPTVKRVHQELGGKSPNIILEDADFARAVTGGVSSVMMNSGQSCNAPTRMLVPAAKMDEVIGIAKAAAEGFNVGDPNGNAKMGPVVSEIQWNKIQGLIQKGVDEGATLVTGGPGRPEGLDKGYYVKPTVFANVTNDMTIAKEEIFGPVVTILGYDTVDQAVTIGNDTEYGLAAYVSGTDPAKVREVASRLRAGQVSLNGASPDLMAPFGGYKMSGNGREWGDHAFGEFLETKAVLGFNAPVAAE; via the coding sequence ATGCGCGACTATACGAAGTTCTACATCGACGGCGCATGGGTCGCCCCCGCCGTGGCCAAGACGCTGGACGTCATCAATCCCGCCAATGAAGAGGTCGCGGGCCGCATCTCCATGGGCTCGGCCGCCGATGTCGATACGGCGGTCAAGGCCGCCCGCAAGGCCTTCGAGACCTTCTCGCGCACCAGCCGTGAAGAGCGCATCGACCTGCTCGAGCGCATCGTCGCCGAGTATCAGAAGCGCTACGAGGACATGGCCAAGGCCATCACCGAGGAGATGGGCGCCCCGTCCTGGCTGGCCCAGCGCGCCCAGGCCGCCATGGGCGTCGGCCACATCCAGACCGCCATCGCCGTCCTCAAGGATTACAAGTTCGAGGAAGATCGCGGGACCACCCGCATCGTCAAGGAGCCCATCGGCGTCTGTGGCTTCATCACCCCCTGGAACTGGCCGGTGAACCAGATCGCCTGCAAGGTCGCCCCGGCCCTGGCCACCGGCTGCACCATGGTGCTCAAGCCGTCCGAGGTCGCGCCCTTCAGCGGCTATATCTTCGCCGAGATCCTGCACGCCGCCGGCGTTCCGGCCGGGGTGTTCAACCTCGTCAACGGCGACGGCCCCACCGTGGGTACGGCGATCTCCAGCCACCCGGACGTGGACATGGTCTCCTTCACCGGCTCGACCCGCGCCGGGATCGAGGTGGCCCGCGCCGCCGCCCCGACCGTCAAGCGCGTCCATCAGGAGCTGGGCGGCAAGAGCCCCAACATCATCCTCGAAGACGCCGATTTCGCCCGCGCGGTGACCGGCGGCGTCTCGTCGGTGATGATGAACTCGGGCCAGTCCTGCAACGCCCCGACCCGCATGCTGGTCCCGGCCGCCAAGATGGACGAGGTGATCGGCATCGCCAAAGCCGCGGCCGAGGGCTTCAACGTCGGCGACCCCAACGGCAACGCCAAGATGGGGCCCGTGGTCTCCGAGATTCAGTGGAACAAGATTCAGGGCCTGATCCAGAAGGGCGTCGATGAAGGCGCCACCCTGGTCACCGGCGGCCCCGGCCGGCCCGAGGGCCTGGACAAGGGCTACTACGTGAAGCCCACCGTCTTCGCCAACGTCACCAACGACATGACCATCGCCAAGGAAGAGATCTTCGGCCCGGTCGTCACCATCCTCGGCTACGACACCGTCGATCAGGCCGTGACCATCGGAAACGACACCGAATACGGCCTCGCCGCCTATGTGTCGGGCACGGACCCGGCCAAGGTGCGCGAAGTGGCCTCGCGCCTGCGCGCCGGTCAGGTCAGCCTCAACGGCGCCAGCCCCGACCTGATGGCCCCCTTCGGCGGCTACAAGATGAGCGGCAACGGCCGCGAATGGGGCGACCACGCCTTCGGCGAATTCCTGGAGACCAAGGCCGTCCTGGGCTTCAACGCCCCGGTCGCGGCGGAGTAG
- a CDS encoding DUF2975 domain-containing protein, translated as MTTVVQFKPAPVAQPTAAHHHRLRVASRALSWLFTGLLILVGALSAVLIAGIVVYPGDDYRIGSNAVWIGTGSADSVAFHTLSLPHRLAYAAVGVVRMAPSLMIFWRLRELFALYGQGEVFGRRNGWLIGQVGVWLCVYAISPFLCHLFLSATGWEIDKNWAHLSSIQAFILGLLVFVIAQVMQVGREIEEDREAFV; from the coding sequence ATGACCACCGTCGTCCAGTTCAAGCCTGCGCCTGTCGCCCAGCCGACCGCCGCGCATCACCACCGGCTGCGCGTCGCCAGCCGCGCCCTGTCCTGGCTCTTCACCGGCCTGCTGATCCTGGTGGGCGCGCTCTCGGCCGTGCTCATCGCGGGCATTGTCGTCTATCCGGGCGACGACTATCGCATCGGCTCCAACGCCGTCTGGATCGGAACGGGGTCGGCCGACTCGGTGGCCTTCCACACCCTGTCCCTGCCGCACCGACTGGCCTATGCGGCCGTCGGCGTGGTGCGCATGGCGCCCAGCCTGATGATCTTCTGGCGGCTGCGCGAGCTTTTCGCCCTCTATGGCCAGGGCGAGGTCTTTGGCCGCCGCAACGGCTGGCTTATCGGCCAGGTGGGCGTGTGGCTCTGCGTCTACGCCATCAGCCCTTTCCTCTGTCATCTGTTCCTCAGCGCCACGGGCTGGGAGATCGATAAGAACTGGGCGCATCTTTCCAGCATCCAGGCCTTCATCCTCGGCCTGCTGGTCTTCGTCATCGCCCAGGTGATGCAGGTCGGTCGCGAGATCGAGGAAGATCGCGAGGCGTTCGTCTGA
- a CDS encoding NUDIX domain-containing protein has translation MSWRRRIEPFTRPLFKVFSRVTRSMTLGVRGLVVNEAGWVLLVEHTYLPGWYLPGGGMERGETAEVALARELEEEAGVRVEGRPRLLSFHSNDHAFRGDHVLIYRVDQWSPCPMTSRGEIAAVQWFDPENLPDSVTPATRARILEAMGKADPDLRW, from the coding sequence ATGTCCTGGCGCCGCCGTATCGAGCCTTTCACCCGTCCCCTGTTCAAGGTGTTCTCCCGCGTCACCCGCAGCATGACCCTCGGCGTGCGCGGCCTGGTGGTCAACGAGGCCGGCTGGGTCCTGCTGGTCGAGCACACCTATCTGCCCGGCTGGTACCTTCCCGGCGGCGGAATGGAGCGCGGCGAGACGGCCGAGGTCGCCCTCGCCCGCGAACTGGAGGAAGAAGCCGGCGTCCGGGTCGAGGGCCGTCCGCGCCTGCTGTCCTTCCACTCCAACGACCACGCCTTCCGGGGCGATCACGTCCTGATCTACCGCGTCGATCAATGGAGCCCCTGCCCGATGACCTCGCGCGGCGAGATCGCCGCCGTCCAGTGGTTCGACCCGGAAAACCTCCCGGATTCCGTGACCCCCGCCACGCGTGCGCGAATTCTGGAGGCCATGGGCAAGGCCGATCCCGACCTGCGCTGGTGA
- a CDS encoding helix-turn-helix domain-containing protein, translating into MPIVLRLDVMMARRKVRSNALARAIGITEANLSLLKSGKVKGLRFSTLDAICRYLDCQPGDILEYEPEGGEEKLRQAG; encoded by the coding sequence ATGCCCATCGTTCTTCGCCTCGACGTGATGATGGCTCGGCGCAAGGTTCGCTCCAACGCCCTGGCCCGCGCCATCGGCATCACCGAAGCCAACCTGTCCTTGCTCAAGTCGGGCAAGGTGAAGGGCCTGCGCTTTTCCACCCTGGACGCCATCTGCCGCTACCTAGACTGCCAGCCCGGCGACATCCTCGAATACGAGCCCGAGGGCGGCGAGGAAAAACTCAGACAGGCCGGCTGA
- a CDS encoding alpha/beta fold hydrolase, translating into MRFSSTPVRAIAAACLLLSAAPALAEPSFVEVDGGKLAYEACGSGPRTIVLIHDGILHSAAYEDVQPLLCERFRVVRYDRRGYGASPPTEAKTYNPAKDLEQLLKALNIERATLVGSSAGGGVAVDFALAHPEAVDRLVLVGPWVAGFKPSLAFMTRGLKLQALFRAGDIEGAARDPYILTKDADGARERVVAWIKANPHNFGAGNKERFMVDGKARLGEVKAPTLILVGEVDIENVHEQALEIEALLPGALHEVVPATGHFMYVEQPKAFADRVAAFASSEP; encoded by the coding sequence ATGCGCTTTTCTTCAACGCCCGTTCGGGCGATCGCCGCCGCATGCCTGCTGCTCAGCGCCGCTCCGGCCCTGGCCGAGCCGAGCTTCGTCGAGGTCGACGGCGGCAAACTAGCCTACGAGGCCTGCGGCTCAGGTCCCCGGACCATCGTCCTGATCCACGACGGCATCCTGCATTCGGCGGCCTATGAGGACGTCCAACCCCTGCTGTGCGAGCGCTTCCGCGTGGTGCGCTACGACCGCCGCGGCTATGGCGCTTCGCCGCCCACCGAGGCCAAGACCTACAATCCCGCCAAGGACCTGGAGCAACTGCTCAAGGCGCTCAATATCGAACGCGCCACCCTGGTCGGCTCATCGGCGGGCGGCGGCGTCGCCGTGGACTTCGCTCTGGCTCATCCCGAGGCGGTGGATCGCCTGGTCCTGGTCGGCCCCTGGGTCGCGGGCTTCAAGCCGTCCCTGGCCTTCATGACGCGAGGCCTGAAACTTCAGGCCCTTTTCAGGGCTGGCGACATCGAGGGCGCGGCCAGGGACCCCTACATCCTGACCAAGGACGCCGACGGCGCGCGCGAGCGCGTGGTCGCCTGGATCAAGGCCAATCCCCACAACTTCGGCGCCGGAAACAAGGAGCGCTTCATGGTCGATGGCAAGGCGCGCCTGGGCGAGGTCAAGGCGCCCACCCTGATCCTGGTCGGCGAGGTCGACATCGAGAACGTCCATGAACAGGCCCTCGAGATCGAGGCCCTGCTTCCCGGAGCCCTACACGAAGTCGTCCCCGCCACGGGCCACTTCATGTACGTCGAGCAACCAAAGGCCTTCGCCGACCGCGTCGCCGCCTTCGCGAGTTCTGAGCCGTGA
- a CDS encoding MarR family winged helix-turn-helix transcriptional regulator, with translation MTARSDDPSGYTTKAGAAAIGARLRRLSERIDRDAARLYAESGVAFEQRWFGVVNLLSLYETLTVGELAAALGVSHATVSQVRAGLEGANLIAWDADKANPRQRRLRLTPAGRDAAARLAPLWAALSEAAVELNDEAQDALAALDRLEQATLRLSLYDRVKARLAQG, from the coding sequence ATGACAGCCCGCTCCGACGATCCCAGCGGCTATACGACCAAGGCTGGGGCCGCCGCGATCGGCGCGCGCCTGCGTCGCCTGTCGGAGCGTATCGACCGCGACGCCGCCCGCCTCTACGCCGAAAGCGGTGTGGCCTTCGAACAGCGCTGGTTCGGCGTGGTCAACCTGCTCAGCCTGTACGAGACCCTGACCGTGGGCGAGCTGGCCGCCGCGCTCGGGGTCAGCCACGCCACCGTCAGCCAGGTTCGCGCCGGCTTGGAGGGAGCGAACCTGATCGCCTGGGACGCGGACAAGGCCAACCCCCGCCAGCGCCGGCTGCGCCTCACGCCAGCCGGGCGCGATGCGGCCGCCCGCCTCGCGCCCCTTTGGGCCGCCCTGTCGGAGGCCGCCGTAGAACTGAACGACGAAGCCCAGGACGCCCTCGCCGCCCTGGACCGCCTTGAGCAAGCCACCCTTCGCCTGTCACTCTACGACCGCGTCAAGGCCCGCTTGGCGCAGGGCTGA
- a CDS encoding DUF4870 family protein, which produces MTDATPETVIAAAPVAASEDRLLPGIVYALYLLGFSNGITFIVGVILAHVQESTAGPKMKSHYTFLIRTFWLSVAAFLVAGAVFAISIPLSFVLIGIPGLIVSGLFMGAIAIWFLVRSIVGLVYLARDEAYPRPNTWLV; this is translated from the coding sequence ATGACCGACGCCACCCCTGAAACCGTCATCGCCGCAGCGCCCGTTGCGGCCAGCGAAGACCGTCTTCTTCCGGGGATCGTCTACGCTCTGTACCTGCTCGGGTTCTCGAACGGGATCACCTTCATCGTCGGCGTGATTCTCGCTCACGTCCAGGAAAGCACCGCCGGCCCGAAGATGAAGAGCCACTACACCTTCCTGATCCGCACCTTCTGGCTGTCCGTGGCGGCCTTCCTGGTGGCGGGGGCGGTGTTCGCGATCAGCATCCCGCTCAGCTTCGTGCTGATCGGCATTCCCGGCCTGATCGTCAGCGGTCTGTTCATGGGCGCCATCGCGATCTGGTTCCTGGTCCGCTCCATCGTGGGCCTGGTCTATCTGGCTCGCGACGAGGCCTATCCGCGCCCCAACACCTGGCTGGTGTAA
- a CDS encoding serine hydrolase domain-containing protein yields MNRRDLLISGAAGASLLATGAGRAAENGALLSSWLGRWSAAFNDPDLGVYRRFVETLAPTVGPYVDDDLSVRETTGGFEVLSSQVTGPHEITVFVKDRAWDRRSKVVLTATGGDKLEDIAFAGAPGEGTIGRLDERAAAAVCEAKLRDEGRAGRFNGVALVARGERVLFRAAHGLADEAQGAAVAPSTRFCIGSMGKMFTAVATMQLVEAGRLKLSDTLAVHLPDYANRSLAERVTVEHLLTHTGGTGDIFGPQYDANIDRLKSPEDLVRFYGAREPIFEPGARWGYSNYGFVLLGAIIERVTGKPYETVFQEAIFTPAGMAATSQGFASSRPTARPYTGARATGLKALAPYEGLPAGGGYSTVEDLHAFAVSLRAGRLVRPATLAVMTTPKVVAGSSHWGLGLAIRSRNGATYYGHGGSAPGVNGDFAVYRDYVTVVLCNRGHPAALNAPDFIGSRLPA; encoded by the coding sequence GTGAACAGGCGTGATCTTCTCATCTCGGGCGCCGCGGGCGCGAGTTTGCTGGCGACGGGCGCGGGACGGGCGGCCGAGAACGGCGCTTTGCTTTCGTCGTGGCTGGGTCGCTGGTCGGCGGCGTTCAACGACCCCGACCTGGGCGTCTACAGGCGGTTCGTGGAGACGCTGGCGCCCACGGTGGGGCCCTATGTGGACGACGATCTTTCGGTGCGCGAGACGACCGGCGGGTTCGAGGTGCTGTCTTCGCAGGTGACGGGGCCCCACGAGATCACGGTCTTCGTGAAGGATCGCGCCTGGGATCGGCGCTCCAAGGTCGTGCTGACCGCCACAGGGGGAGACAAGCTGGAGGACATCGCCTTCGCCGGCGCGCCGGGCGAAGGGACGATCGGGCGACTGGACGAGAGGGCGGCGGCGGCCGTCTGCGAGGCCAAGCTGCGGGACGAGGGACGGGCCGGCCGGTTCAACGGCGTGGCGCTTGTAGCGCGCGGCGAGCGTGTTCTGTTTCGCGCGGCCCACGGTCTGGCCGATGAAGCGCAGGGGGCGGCCGTCGCGCCTTCCACGCGATTCTGCATCGGCTCCATGGGCAAGATGTTCACCGCCGTGGCGACCATGCAGCTGGTGGAGGCGGGGCGGCTGAAGCTGTCCGACACCCTGGCCGTCCATCTGCCGGACTACGCCAACCGCAGTCTGGCCGAGCGGGTGACGGTGGAGCACCTGCTGACCCATACCGGCGGCACGGGCGACATCTTCGGCCCGCAGTACGACGCCAATATCGATAGGCTGAAATCGCCGGAGGACCTGGTGCGGTTCTATGGCGCGCGCGAACCGATCTTCGAGCCCGGGGCGCGGTGGGGCTACAGCAATTATGGCTTCGTTCTGCTGGGCGCGATCATCGAGCGCGTGACCGGCAAGCCCTATGAGACTGTGTTCCAGGAGGCGATCTTCACGCCGGCGGGCATGGCCGCGACCTCGCAGGGGTTCGCCTCATCCCGCCCGACGGCGAGGCCGTACACTGGAGCCCGGGCGACGGGCCTGAAAGCCCTGGCGCCGTATGAGGGACTGCCGGCGGGCGGGGGCTATTCGACGGTCGAGGATCTGCACGCCTTCGCCGTCAGCCTGCGCGCGGGACGGCTGGTCCGGCCGGCGACCCTGGCGGTCATGACCACGCCCAAGGTCGTCGCCGGATCGTCCCATTGGGGGTTGGGTCTGGCGATCCGGAGCCGCAACGGCGCGACCTATTATGGGCATGGCGGCAGCGCGCCGGGGGTCAATGGCGACTTCGCCGTCTATCGCGACTACGTGACGGTGGTCCTGTGCAACCGAGGGCATCCGGCAGCGCTCAACGCGCCCGACTTCATCGGGTCGCGCCTGCCGGCCTAG
- a CDS encoding 50S ribosomal protein L25/general stress protein Ctc, with the protein MAEIVLNVEVRERAGTGGARASRNAGNVPGVLYGGGKAPVMIEVRSNEFRKALYTGKLSGHLVTLKHGAESQPVIAKDIQFHPVTDEPIHFDLYRVDEKQTIKIEVPVHFKNHETSPGMKAGGSLEIVRHTVELSCPANAIPEELIIDLSTHNIGDTIRMSEIQLPKGVKPSMDRDFVIANIKVSSAAMSEAAEEAATEE; encoded by the coding sequence ATGGCCGAGATCGTTCTGAACGTCGAAGTCCGTGAGCGCGCCGGCACCGGCGGCGCCCGCGCCTCCCGTAATGCCGGCAACGTTCCCGGCGTCCTGTACGGCGGCGGCAAGGCCCCGGTGATGATCGAGGTCCGCTCGAACGAGTTCCGCAAGGCGCTCTACACGGGCAAGCTGTCGGGCCACCTGGTGACCCTGAAGCACGGCGCTGAAAGCCAGCCCGTCATCGCCAAGGACATCCAGTTCCATCCGGTGACGGACGAGCCGATCCACTTCGACCTGTATCGCGTCGACGAAAAGCAGACGATCAAGATCGAAGTGCCGGTTCACTTCAAGAACCACGAAACCTCGCCCGGCATGAAGGCCGGCGGTTCGCTGGAAATCGTGCGTCACACGGTCGAGCTGTCCTGCCCGGCCAACGCCATTCCGGAAGAACTGATCATCGACCTGTCGACCCACAACATCGGCGACACCATCCGCATGTCGGAAATCCAGCTGCCCAAGGGCGTGAAGCCCTCGATGGACCGCGACTTCGTGATCGCCAACATCAAGGTCTCGTCGGCCGCCATGTCGGAAGCCGCTGAAGAAGCCGCGACCGAAGAATAA
- the pth gene encoding aminoacyl-tRNA hydrolase, whose translation MLILAGLGNPEGKYEKNRHNVGFMAVDALARKWSTAPWRSRFQGMACEGSVSTPDGPVKLLLLKPKTYYNESGRAVGEAMKFFKLTPADVIVFHDEIDLAPGRFRMKSGGGAAGNNGIRSVTSQIGDTFRRGRIGVGHPGHKDAVMHYVLGDFHKVEHQWLDPMLDAIADALPFAAAGDDERYQAEIMRLAPAPKADPRKRED comes from the coding sequence ATGCTGATCCTCGCCGGCCTCGGAAACCCCGAGGGCAAGTACGAGAAGAACCGCCACAACGTCGGCTTCATGGCCGTCGACGCCCTGGCCCGCAAATGGTCCACGGCCCCCTGGCGCTCACGCTTCCAGGGCATGGCCTGCGAGGGCTCGGTCAGTACGCCCGACGGCCCGGTCAAGCTGCTGCTGCTCAAACCCAAGACCTATTACAACGAGAGCGGCCGCGCGGTGGGCGAGGCCATGAAGTTCTTCAAGCTGACCCCCGCCGACGTCATCGTCTTCCATGACGAGATCGATCTGGCGCCCGGTCGCTTCCGCATGAAGTCGGGCGGCGGCGCGGCGGGCAACAACGGCATCCGCTCGGTCACCAGCCAGATCGGCGACACCTTCCGCCGCGGCCGCATCGGCGTCGGCCACCCGGGCCACAAGGACGCGGTGATGCACTACGTCCTGGGCGACTTCCATAAGGTCGAGCACCAGTGGCTCGACCCCATGCTCGACGCCATCGCCGACGCCCTGCCCTTCGCCGCCGCCGGCGACGACGAACGCTACCAGGCCGAGATCATGCGCCTGGCCCCCGCTCCCAAGGCCGATCCCCGCAAGCGCGAGGACTAG
- a CDS encoding MarR family winged helix-turn-helix transcriptional regulator, protein MSAPADPRLILRDDELDSGLELILLAEAGVWAAVDAALEAEGNGLGRSHWRAALLLRRRPSVGVQELARLTGLSKQAASRTLSDLEKAGLAHKTAGELDARRRLTELTAEGAAFEARVSERLRALVAKAYRTGGLDGVAGTRRILSALAGPRVSIGIRRSEAA, encoded by the coding sequence ATGAGCGCCCCGGCCGATCCGCGCCTCATTCTTCGTGACGACGAGCTGGACTCCGGCCTGGAGCTGATTCTCCTGGCCGAGGCCGGCGTCTGGGCGGCGGTGGATGCGGCGCTGGAGGCGGAGGGCAATGGCCTGGGGCGTTCGCACTGGCGGGCGGCCCTGCTGCTGCGCCGGCGGCCGAGCGTGGGCGTGCAGGAGCTGGCGCGGCTGACGGGCCTGTCCAAGCAGGCGGCCAGCCGCACCCTTTCGGACCTGGAAAAGGCGGGTCTGGCGCACAAGACCGCGGGCGAGTTGGACGCGCGTCGCCGCCTGACTGAACTGACCGCGGAAGGCGCGGCGTTCGAGGCGCGGGTCAGCGAGCGCCTTCGAGCCTTGGTGGCCAAGGCCTATCGCACCGGAGGACTGGACGGCGTGGCGGGAACGCGGCGTATTCTGTCGGCCCTGGCGGGACCACGGGTCTCTATCGGCATTCGCCGGAGCGAAGCGGCATGA